From Flavobacterium arcticum, the proteins below share one genomic window:
- a CDS encoding pyrophosphohydrolase domain-containing protein, translated as MKKQLEAVKEFHTAFGIGVSNTPKDSLGENVNLLRYNLMKEENEEYLEAVQNNDIVEIADALGDMLYILCGTILEHGLQDKIEAVFDEIQRSNMSKLGADGKPIYREDGKVMKGPDYFKPDFSSILKK; from the coding sequence ATGAAAAAACAACTTGAAGCTGTAAAAGAATTTCATACTGCATTTGGAATAGGTGTGAGTAATACGCCTAAAGACTCATTAGGCGAAAATGTAAACTTACTTCGTTATAACCTTATGAAAGAGGAAAATGAAGAATACCTTGAAGCAGTACAAAATAATGATATTGTAGAAATTGCTGATGCTCTTGGCGATATGCTATATATACTTTGTGGTACTATATTAGAACACGGGCTACAAGATAAAATAGAGGCTGTGTTTGATGAAATACAACGTAGTAATATGAGTAAACTGGGTGCCGATGGAAAACCAATTTATCGTGAAGATGGTAAAGTAATGAAAGGGCCAGATTATTTTAAACCTGATTTTTCGAGTATACTAAAAAAATAA
- a CDS encoding Dps family protein: MKTNESKVETNILGLPVKEAELVAAELNILLSNFQVYYQNLRGIHWNIRGKRFFDLHVKFEELYNDSQLKIDMIAERVLTLGSTPLHTFEDYLSNNKLKIGKNISKDVDAVQLIMTSLSDILKIERGILDKSDKINDEGTNSMMSDFITEQEKTMWMMKAWSEEEI, encoded by the coding sequence ATGAAAACTAACGAAAGCAAAGTAGAAACTAATATTTTAGGATTACCGGTAAAAGAAGCAGAGCTTGTAGCAGCCGAACTTAACATACTGCTATCAAATTTTCAGGTATATTATCAAAACTTAAGAGGTATTCACTGGAATATTCGTGGAAAAAGGTTTTTTGACCTTCACGTAAAATTTGAAGAATTATACAATGATTCACAGTTAAAAATAGACATGATTGCCGAAAGAGTACTTACATTGGGCAGTACGCCATTACATACTTTTGAAGATTATTTGTCTAATAATAAATTAAAAATAGGTAAAAATATATCTAAAGATGTAGACGCTGTACAGCTTATAATGACATCATTATCTGATATACTTAAAATAGAAAGGGGAATATTAGACAAATCAGATAAAATAAATGATGAAGGTACTAACTCTATGATGAGTGACTTTATTACAGAACAAGAAAAAACTATGTGGATGATGAAAGCATGGAGTGAGGAAGAAATTTAA
- a CDS encoding SulP family inorganic anion transporter: MTKKMNLFANLKADFPSGLVVFLVALPLCLGIALASGAPPLSGILSGIIGGIVIGSLSNSNISVSGPAAGLIAIVLTAISTLGSFEAFLLTVSLAGLMQLALGFLKAGSISNYFPSNVIEGMLAGIGVIIIINQIEHALGYDIVGYSGSESLFRLDGGNPFSDIPQIISRFEGGAVIITLVSIFILVLWERIPALKKLKMLPGALVAVIVGILINEFFIYTGSSFALGSSHLVKLPIPESFEDFKNVIVTPDFSAITNVEVWVTAATIMVVASIETLLCIEASDRMDVHKRYTDTNRELKAQGIGNAISGLIGGLPITSVVVRSSANASAGAKTKMSAIIHGVLLLLCVLAIPTLLNKIPFATLAAVLIVIGYKLARPVKLKHFWSKGIYQFIPFIATLLAVVLTDLLKGVALGMIISFIFILRGNLKRAYNFRKKEYNEGDIIHIDLAQEVSFLNKASIKATLNDIPENSKVIIDASETVYIAYDVLDLIEEFATVKAIEENIDVTLIGFKTAYQLQNAENNNVFVTHNDDNVNDRKEKQDIY, from the coding sequence ATGACAAAAAAGATGAATCTTTTTGCAAATCTAAAGGCTGATTTTCCATCAGGTCTTGTAGTTTTTTTAGTAGCATTACCTTTATGTTTAGGTATTGCATTAGCATCTGGCGCTCCGCCATTATCAGGTATATTATCAGGTATAATAGGAGGAATAGTTATAGGATCACTTAGTAACTCAAACATAAGTGTTTCAGGACCCGCTGCAGGGCTTATAGCTATTGTATTAACAGCCATTTCTACACTTGGCTCATTCGAAGCTTTCTTGCTCACAGTATCTTTAGCAGGTTTAATGCAACTGGCACTCGGATTTCTTAAAGCAGGTAGTATTTCAAACTACTTCCCTTCTAATGTAATAGAAGGAATGCTTGCTGGTATTGGTGTCATCATTATTATTAATCAAATAGAGCATGCTCTTGGTTATGATATAGTAGGATACTCAGGGTCAGAATCACTTTTTAGATTAGATGGCGGAAATCCTTTTTCTGATATACCACAAATTATAAGCCGTTTTGAAGGTGGAGCCGTTATAATAACGCTTGTATCAATATTCATACTAGTACTTTGGGAAAGAATTCCTGCTCTAAAAAAACTTAAAATGCTACCAGGTGCTTTGGTAGCCGTTATTGTAGGTATCCTTATAAATGAATTTTTTATATATACAGGTAGTTCGTTTGCTTTAGGCAGTTCTCACTTGGTAAAATTACCAATTCCAGAGTCTTTTGAAGATTTTAAAAATGTTATAGTAACACCTGATTTTTCAGCAATAACAAATGTTGAAGTATGGGTTACAGCAGCTACTATTATGGTGGTAGCTTCTATAGAAACACTTTTATGTATAGAGGCTTCAGACCGTATGGATGTACATAAGCGTTATACTGATACTAATAGAGAGCTTAAAGCACAAGGAATAGGTAATGCCATAAGTGGTCTTATAGGAGGTTTGCCTATCACATCAGTAGTAGTGCGATCTTCGGCAAATGCTAGTGCGGGAGCTAAAACAAAAATGTCTGCTATTATTCATGGGGTATTATTACTATTATGTGTATTGGCAATACCAACCTTGCTTAATAAAATACCTTTTGCTACACTTGCAGCAGTACTTATAGTAATAGGTTATAAACTAGCACGACCTGTAAAACTTAAGCATTTTTGGAGTAAAGGCATATATCAATTTATTCCTTTTATAGCTACATTATTAGCTGTAGTACTAACAGATTTACTAAAAGGAGTTGCGTTAGGTATGATTATAAGTTTTATATTTATTCTTAGAGGTAACCTTAAAAGAGCTTATAATTTTAGAAAAAAAGAATATAACGAAGGCGATATTATACATATAGATCTTGCACAAGAGGTCTCTTTTCTTAATAAAGCATCTATAAAAGCAACATTAAATGATATACCTGAAAACTCTAAAGTAATAATAGATGCTTCCGAAACGGTATATATAGCCTATGATGTACTTGACCTTATTGAAGAATTTGCTACTGTAAAAGCGATAGAAGAAAATATAGATGTTACGCTAATAGGTTTTAAAACAGCCTACCAGTTACAAAACGCTGAAAATAATAATGTTTTTGTTACTCACAACGATGATAATGTGAATGATAGAAAAGAAAAACAAGACATTTACTAA
- a CDS encoding response regulator transcription factor, with the protein MINLVIAEDHQSLIDGIKIFLEYEDDICVVGEANDGERLLEIVHLKKPDVVLTDIRMPKVDGITATRLIKKEFPNCHVIAFSMFEQDEAITQMEEAGASGYVVKNSSLKTVVNAIKGVMEGEKFFDDSLRKEHDRKGNSDAILSKREMEIVKLIGQGKTSLEIADLLFIGKTTVDTHRKNILKKLNLQGKSELLRYAMERKYDF; encoded by the coding sequence ATGATAAATCTTGTAATAGCCGAAGATCACCAATCATTAATAGACGGTATCAAAATATTTTTAGAATATGAAGATGATATATGTGTTGTAGGCGAAGCTAATGATGGAGAAAGACTGCTTGAAATTGTACATCTTAAAAAACCAGATGTTGTACTTACAGATATACGTATGCCTAAAGTAGACGGCATTACAGCTACAAGGCTTATAAAAAAAGAATTTCCGAATTGCCACGTTATTGCTTTTAGTATGTTTGAGCAAGACGAAGCCATAACCCAAATGGAAGAGGCAGGAGCATCAGGTTATGTAGTAAAAAACTCATCACTAAAAACAGTAGTAAACGCTATAAAAGGTGTTATGGAAGGTGAAAAATTCTTTGATGATTCTTTAAGAAAAGAACATGACAGAAAAGGTAATAGCGATGCTATATTAAGTAAAAGAGAAATGGAGATTGTAAAATTAATAGGCCAAGGTAAAACGTCTCTGGAAATTGCCGATTTACTATTTATAGGAAAAACAACTGTTGATACACACCGAAAAAACATCTTGAAAAAATTAAACTTGCAAGGAAAAAGTGAACTATTACGCTATGCTATGGAGCGCAAGTATGATTTTTAA
- a CDS encoding penicillin-binding protein activator LpoB, which yields MKSRSLHLSLLFALGLTITNCSTHNVQRVSENTVTDLSGRWNETDSRLTAEEITAELMEHGWYSTYASENKGKKPVIIVGMIVNKSHEHIAIETFSKDIEKEIINSGRMKLVQAGNMREEIRAERSDQQNFASQSTMKKFGLENGADFMLQGTVNSIVDQYSKEKTIYYQIDLELTNIQTNEKVWIGDKKIKKYIGKKL from the coding sequence ATGAAATCAAGATCTCTACATCTATCATTACTTTTTGCTTTAGGACTTACAATAACCAACTGCTCTACGCATAATGTGCAGCGTGTAAGCGAAAATACAGTAACCGACCTTAGTGGACGTTGGAATGAAACCGATTCTAGACTTACTGCCGAGGAAATTACTGCCGAACTTATGGAACATGGATGGTATAGTACTTATGCTTCTGAAAATAAAGGAAAAAAGCCTGTTATAATTGTAGGTATGATTGTTAATAAATCACACGAGCATATAGCTATAGAGACTTTCTCTAAAGATATAGAAAAAGAGATTATTAACTCTGGTAGGATGAAACTGGTACAAGCAGGAAATATGCGTGAAGAAATAAGAGCTGAAAGATCTGACCAACAAAACTTTGCATCGCAGTCTACAATGAAAAAATTTGGTCTTGAAAACGGAGCCGATTTTATGCTACAGGGAACCGTAAACTCTATTGTAGATCAATATTCAAAAGAAAAAACAATATACTATCAGATAGATCTTGAATTGACTAACATACAAACTAATGAAAAAGTATGGATAGGCGATAAAAAGATTAAAAAATACATTGGCAAAAAACTGTAA
- a CDS encoding LysR substrate-binding domain-containing protein: MTITQLQYVLAVAENKNFTLAAEKCFVTQPTLSMQIQKLEEELGIQIFDRSKKPIQLTDVGVQIVEQAKNIVNESGRIKDIVDQQKGYIGGEFKIGIIPTIMPTLLPMFMSNFIKKYPKVNLIIEEHTTEEIIRLIKNGQLDAAIAATPLNEDSIKEIVLYYEPFVAYVPENMDAYNKKEFEVEDLEHNIDNILLLQDGHCFRHNILNLCKAKGLSNENHFQIESGSFETLIKLADEGLGMTLLPYLHTLDMSERAKQKLRQFKEPRPSREVSLIYSKKELKLHIIEALKATIAGVVKGAITFQDVKITSPLQQKK; this comes from the coding sequence ATGACCATAACTCAGTTACAATATGTACTGGCTGTTGCCGAAAATAAAAACTTTACACTAGCTGCAGAAAAATGTTTTGTTACCCAACCTACCTTGAGTATGCAAATTCAAAAACTTGAAGAGGAACTAGGAATACAAATATTTGACCGTAGCAAAAAACCTATACAACTTACTGATGTAGGCGTACAAATAGTAGAGCAGGCAAAAAATATAGTAAATGAATCGGGGAGAATTAAAGATATAGTAGACCAGCAAAAAGGATATATAGGAGGTGAGTTTAAAATAGGTATTATCCCTACTATAATGCCTACGTTACTCCCTATGTTTATGAGTAATTTTATAAAAAAGTATCCGAAAGTAAATCTTATTATAGAAGAGCATACTACCGAAGAAATAATACGACTCATAAAAAACGGACAATTGGACGCAGCTATTGCAGCCACCCCACTTAATGAAGATAGTATAAAGGAAATCGTATTATATTATGAGCCTTTTGTTGCCTATGTTCCTGAAAATATGGATGCTTACAATAAAAAAGAGTTTGAAGTTGAAGATCTTGAACATAATATTGACAATATATTACTACTACAAGACGGACACTGTTTTAGGCATAATATACTAAACTTATGTAAAGCAAAAGGATTGTCTAATGAAAATCACTTTCAAATAGAGAGTGGTAGTTTTGAAACATTGATTAAACTAGCAGATGAAGGCTTAGGAATGACACTACTCCCCTACCTGCATACGCTAGATATGAGTGAAAGAGCAAAGCAAAAACTTCGTCAGTTTAAAGAGCCAAGACCATCGCGAGAAGTAAGCCTTATATACTCTAAAAAAGAGCTGAAATTACATATTATAGAAGCATTAAAAGCTACTATAGCAGGTGTGGTAAAGGGCGCTATTACTTTTCAGGATGTTAAAATTACCAGTCCGTTACAACAAAAGAAATAA
- a CDS encoding branched-chain amino acid aminotransferase yields the protein MSNNADNIIINRAETTKIDSVDFENLTFGNIFTDHMLICDYKQGVWEKPIIKPYEPFLIDPSAKVFHYGQAIFEGMKAYKDDHDDVWLFRPDENYKRFNKSAARLAMPEVPEDVFIEGMKKLIEIDEKWVKTGMGNSLYIRPFMIATGPGVIAAPAQFYRFMIILSPAKSYYSGEVKVIIAEHYSRAANGGIGAAKAAGNYSAQFYPTKLANDLGFQQIIWTDDATHTKLEEAGTMNVFFRINDTLYTAPTSERILDGVTRKSLLDIAKRENINVEVRPVLVEELIKAAENGTLQEIFGSGTAAVVNPIVGFSYQDKYYELPKQENSVALQLKQKLNDIQYKIAEDTFGWTVKI from the coding sequence ATGAGCAATAACGCTGACAATATTATCATTAACAGAGCCGAAACTACTAAAATTGACTCTGTAGATTTTGAAAACCTTACTTTCGGAAATATTTTTACTGATCATATGCTTATTTGCGATTATAAGCAAGGCGTATGGGAAAAACCTATTATAAAACCATACGAACCATTTCTTATAGACCCTTCGGCTAAAGTATTTCATTACGGACAAGCTATTTTTGAAGGTATGAAAGCTTATAAAGACGATCATGATGATGTTTGGCTTTTTAGACCTGATGAAAATTATAAGCGTTTTAATAAATCGGCTGCAAGACTAGCAATGCCCGAAGTTCCTGAAGATGTTTTTATTGAAGGGATGAAAAAGCTTATTGAAATTGATGAAAAATGGGTAAAAACAGGTATGGGTAATTCGCTATACATACGCCCATTTATGATTGCTACAGGTCCTGGTGTTATAGCTGCACCTGCACAATTTTATCGTTTTATGATTATACTATCTCCTGCAAAATCATATTATTCAGGGGAGGTTAAGGTTATAATTGCTGAACATTACAGTAGGGCTGCCAATGGAGGTATTGGGGCAGCAAAAGCTGCTGGTAACTATTCGGCACAATTTTACCCTACTAAACTAGCAAATGATTTAGGTTTCCAGCAAATTATCTGGACGGATGATGCTACCCACACAAAGCTAGAAGAAGCAGGTACTATGAATGTGTTTTTTAGAATAAACGATACCTTATACACAGCACCTACTAGCGAAAGAATATTAGACGGGGTTACTCGAAAAAGCTTATTAGACATAGCTAAACGCGAAAATATAAATGTAGAAGTACGACCAGTACTAGTAGAAGAGCTAATAAAAGCTGCCGAAAATGGTACATTACAAGAAATTTTTGGGTCAGGTACTGCCGCAGTAGTAAACCCTATTGTAGGTTTTAGTTATCAAGATAAGTATTATGAGTTACCAAAACAGGAAAACTCAGTAGCGTTACAACTAAAGCAAAAGCTTAACGACATACAATATAAAATAGCCGAAGATACTTTTGGCTGGACTGTAAAAATATAG
- the mnmD gene encoding tRNA (5-methylaminomethyl-2-thiouridine)(34)-methyltransferase MnmD: MKREIITTSDGSVTIYLPEMKETYHSKFGAIQEAYHVFIQNGLTLTQGQPVSILEIGFGTGLNAFISYLESKKSGQEIHYTAIEAFPVATEEVLQLNYVTQLDAKEDDNVFKQMHDADWGKNIPVNDKFMLYKRQQHFEAINDVNTYNLIYFDAFGYHAQPELWSVDIFIKMFSALKTGGVLVTYACRTVIKKAMQEAGFITEKLPGPPGKREMLRAVKP, encoded by the coding sequence GTGAAGCGAGAAATTATAACAACTTCAGACGGTTCGGTTACTATATACCTACCCGAAATGAAGGAAACATATCATTCTAAATTTGGAGCCATACAAGAGGCATACCATGTATTTATACAAAACGGGCTGACTTTAACACAAGGTCAGCCTGTTTCTATTTTAGAAATAGGTTTTGGTACAGGGCTAAATGCTTTTATAAGTTATTTAGAATCTAAAAAATCAGGACAAGAAATACATTATACGGCTATAGAGGCATTTCCTGTAGCAACAGAAGAGGTTTTACAGCTTAACTATGTAACACAGCTTGATGCAAAGGAAGATGATAATGTATTTAAGCAGATGCATGATGCTGATTGGGGCAAAAATATCCCAGTTAATGATAAATTTATGTTATATAAGCGACAACAACACTTTGAAGCCATTAATGATGTTAACACATACAATCTTATTTACTTTGATGCATTTGGCTATCATGCACAACCAGAGTTGTGGAGTGTTGATATATTTATAAAAATGTTTTCTGCTCTTAAAACTGGTGGAGTATTAGTTACTTATGCTTGTCGTACGGTTATTAAAAAAGCAATGCAAGAAGCAGGGTTTATTACAGAAAAACTACCTGGACCACCAGGTAAAAGAGAAATGCTAAGAGCTGTCAAACCTTAA
- a CDS encoding DUF4920 domain-containing protein: MKNIALLAATVLLMTGCKENKSETSETLIETVTEEAPVYETFGDEILAENAIDKAEMLEKYKNLKPGDTVNVKFKSSIKDVCQKKGCWMAMELPDEKQSFVKFKDYAFFVPLNATDQEAVVSGKAFVSEVSVAELKHYAKDGGKSQEEIDQITEPEVTYGFMADGVLITK, encoded by the coding sequence ATGAAAAATATAGCATTACTTGCTGCAACAGTTTTATTAATGACTGGTTGTAAAGAAAATAAGTCAGAAACATCTGAAACACTTATTGAAACAGTTACTGAAGAAGCTCCAGTTTATGAAACATTTGGAGATGAAATACTTGCTGAAAATGCAATTGATAAAGCAGAAATGCTAGAAAAGTACAAAAACCTTAAACCTGGCGATACTGTAAATGTTAAGTTTAAATCATCTATTAAAGATGTGTGCCAAAAGAAAGGTTGCTGGATGGCTATGGAACTTCCTGATGAAAAACAATCTTTTGTTAAGTTTAAAGATTATGCCTTTTTTGTACCATTAAATGCAACAGATCAAGAAGCAGTAGTTAGTGGTAAAGCATTTGTAAGCGAAGTATCGGTTGCAGAGCTAAAGCACTATGCTAAAGATGGTGGAAAATCGCAAGAAGAAATAGACCAAATAACTGAGCCTGAAGTTACTTACGGATTTATGGCTGATGGTGTTTTAATAACAAAGTAA
- a CDS encoding sensor histidine kinase: protein MKYIIHNIAVLCNILLFSTAFSQNSKQIINLQNKLHSGNSTGFEIALKEIDSSSLSLQDKALYYYLNAKNYEVNNEDDKAYEYLRVSRSLYIAIDSIGKAMDINLDITYLLQSQEQNNIRYKSYIEEYIGYAEEIKDTLRLARGYGNMAMYHAFNGDYPVCVNYYRKGLNLIKGQNHKTVESAFYNNLANLYNENLHQPDSGIYYLKKKFIILNEINAAPEDYYHYYVNLAASYHHKKDFVTANIHLQSADSLPITNYELKSKFIIYSNFHKNYAELGDYENAYKYLLLTQQYNDSINVTEQNIAINDIHTKYKTKEKELENELLKKDAKNSEILLYIIVGLLFVSIVIAFLIVKNAKRKEKISRQEKLIEKQKLEKALKDYELNSIDIMLEGQEKERQRIANELHDNLGSMLATLKINFENLKLRKGELREDEYKLYKKTDELIEEAYQKVRRLAHVKNAGVLASEGLIPALKKLTEKVSVPSLKFDFSAYGFNEKLHNSQEIAIFRIVQELTTNIIKHAQATEASIQLTNHDDIINVIIEDNGVGFNIDKIDPEDGMGIVSIQKKIKQLGGSFVVDSTPNKGTTILIDLPI, encoded by the coding sequence ATGAAATATATTATCCATAATATAGCCGTGTTGTGTAATATCTTATTATTCAGCACGGCTTTTTCTCAAAACTCAAAACAAATAATTAACCTCCAGAACAAATTGCATTCTGGCAACTCTACTGGGTTTGAAATTGCCTTGAAAGAAATAGACAGCTCCTCACTATCTCTTCAGGATAAGGCTTTATATTATTATCTTAATGCAAAAAATTATGAAGTTAATAATGAAGATGATAAAGCATATGAATATCTAAGAGTCTCAAGAAGTTTATACATCGCTATAGACAGCATTGGAAAAGCGATGGATATAAATCTTGACATTACCTATCTGTTACAGTCTCAAGAACAAAATAATATACGCTACAAGTCATATATCGAAGAATATATTGGTTATGCAGAAGAAATAAAAGACACACTAAGATTGGCACGTGGTTATGGCAATATGGCAATGTATCATGCTTTTAATGGAGATTATCCAGTATGCGTTAATTATTATAGAAAAGGCTTAAACCTTATAAAAGGACAAAACCATAAAACCGTAGAATCTGCTTTCTATAACAACTTAGCAAATCTATATAATGAAAATCTACACCAACCTGATTCAGGAATCTATTATCTAAAAAAAAAGTTTATAATACTTAATGAGATAAATGCTGCTCCAGAAGATTATTACCATTATTATGTAAACCTAGCAGCATCCTATCATCATAAAAAAGACTTCGTTACTGCTAATATACATTTACAATCGGCAGATAGTTTACCTATAACAAACTATGAATTAAAATCGAAATTTATTATATATAGTAATTTCCATAAAAACTATGCCGAATTAGGCGACTATGAAAATGCTTATAAATACCTGTTATTAACACAACAGTATAATGACAGTATAAATGTAACCGAACAAAATATTGCTATAAACGATATACATACCAAGTATAAGACTAAGGAAAAAGAACTTGAAAATGAATTACTAAAAAAAGATGCAAAAAACAGTGAAATTTTGCTTTACATTATTGTTGGGTTACTGTTCGTAAGCATTGTTATAGCATTTCTTATCGTAAAAAATGCCAAAAGAAAAGAAAAAATTTCACGTCAAGAGAAACTTATCGAAAAACAAAAACTAGAAAAAGCATTAAAAGATTATGAACTAAACAGCATAGATATTATGCTTGAAGGGCAGGAAAAAGAACGGCAACGTATTGCTAATGAACTGCACGATAATTTAGGTAGTATGCTTGCCACATTAAAAATAAACTTTGAAAATTTAAAGTTAAGAAAAGGCGAACTAAGAGAAGACGAATACAAATTATATAAAAAAACAGATGAGCTTATAGAAGAGGCATACCAAAAAGTTAGAAGATTGGCTCATGTTAAAAATGCAGGGGTATTAGCCAGCGAAGGGCTTATACCTGCTTTAAAGAAATTAACCGAAAAGGTATCTGTTCCTTCATTAAAGTTTGACTTTAGCGCCTACGGTTTCAATGAAAAATTACACAATAGTCAGGAAATTGCTATATTTAGGATTGTGCAAGAGCTTACCACTAATATTATAAAACATGCACAGGCTACAGAAGCTTCTATACAACTAACAAATCATGATGATATAATTAATGTTATTATAGAAGACAACGGAGTAGGATTTAATATTGATAAAATTGATCCTGAAGACGGAATGGGTATTGTTTCTATACAGAAAAAAATAAAACAACTTGGCGGTAGCTTTGTTGTAGACTCTACACCTAATAAAGGTACAACCATACTAATAGACCTACCAATATGA